In Lonchura striata isolate bLonStr1 chromosome 30, bLonStr1.mat, whole genome shotgun sequence, a single genomic region encodes these proteins:
- the LHFPL5 gene encoding LHFPL tetraspan subfamily member 5 protein → MSKLLPAQEAARIYHTNYVRNARAMGVLWALFTLCFSILMVVTFIQPYWIGDSIDTPQAGYFGLFSYCIGNALTGELICKGSPLDFGTIPSSAFKTAMFFVGISTFLIIGTILCFSLFFFCNAATVYKVCAWMQLAAATGLMIGCLIYPDGWDSSEVRRMCGDKTDKYTLGACTVRWAYILCIIGILDALILSFLAFVLGNRQDNLLPSDFKVESKEEGND, encoded by the exons ATGTCCAAGCTGCTGCCGGCGCAGGAGGCGGCCCGGATCTATCACACCAACTATGTGCGGAATGCGCGGGCCATGGGGGTGCTCTGGGCCCTCTTCACGCTCTGCTTCTCCATCCTGATGGTGGTGACCTTCATCCAGCCCTACTGGATCGGCGACAGCATCGACACGCCGCAGGCCGGCTACTTCGGCCTCTTCTCCTACTGCATCGGCAACGCGCTCACCGGTGAGCTCATCTGCAAGGGCAGCCCCCTGGACTTCGGCACCATCCCCTCCAGTGCCTTCAAAACTGCCATGTTCTTCGTGGGCATCTCCACCTTCCTCATCATCGGCACCATCCTCTGCTTCAGCCTCTTCTTCTTCTGCAACGCAGCCACCGTCTACAAAGTGTGTGCCTGGATGCAGCTGGCAGCGG CTACAGGGCTGATGATCGGCTGCCTGATCTACCCCGACGGCTGGGACTCGAGCGAGGTGAGGCGAATGTGCGGCGACAAAACGGACAAATACACGCTGGGCGCCTGCACCGTGCGCTGGGCCTACATCCTCTGCATCATCGGCATCCTCGACGCCCTCATCCTCTCCTTCCTGGCCTTCGTGCTGGGCAACCGGCAGGACAACCTCCTCCCCTCGGATTTCAAAGTGGAGAGTAAAG AAGAGGGAAATGACTGA
- the CLPS gene encoding colipase — protein MANVLPACLLLALLVLTPALLTQQEQEQGQELTFRLDIGELCLQSVQCKSGCCHRENGLSLARCAPKAAESQECSPKSIYGVYYKCPCERGLSCDANRTIVGSITNSNFGVCKDPRDF, from the exons ATGGCCAACgtgctgcctgcctgcctgctcctggccctgctggtgctgaccccagccctgctgacacAGCAAGAGCAGGAGCAAGGGCAAGAGCTCACCTTCAGGCTG GACATTggggagctgtgcctgcagagtgTCCAGTGCAAGAGCGGCTGCTGCCACCGGGAGAACGGCCTCAGCCTGGCCCGATGTGCCCCgaaggcagcagagtcccaggaGTGCTCTCCAAAG AGCATCTATGGGGTCTACTACAAGTGTCCCTGCGAGAGAGGCTTGTCCTGTGATGCCAACAGAACCATCGTGGGCTCCATCACCAACAGCAACTTCGGCGTCTGCAAGGACCCCCGGGACTTCTAG